A single window of Chitinophaga sp. XS-30 DNA harbors:
- a CDS encoding exopolyphosphatase, protein MKLAAIDIGSNAARLLISDASPKSNGEMDFTKVNLVRVPLRLGMDVFSGGSISEKRAESLMNTIKAYKLLLDVYEVKYLKAAATSAMRDASNGLQILEKVKQETGIDIQVITGQEEASYIYENHVAENLDKTRSYLYIDVGGGSTELTLFSGNRLVFKESFNIGTIRLLQGMVTEQHWQQMKDFLKQQLRTSGSQQVIAIGSGGNINKIFSLSKRKEGKPLSFDLLKDYYKEFSSFTVEERIHLYHLREDRADVIVPALQIYVNVMRWTDIEEIYVPKIGLADGLVRSLYKEIKS, encoded by the coding sequence ATGAAGCTGGCAGCAATAGACATCGGTTCCAACGCCGCACGTTTGTTAATATCTGACGCATCTCCCAAATCCAACGGGGAAATGGATTTCACGAAGGTGAACCTGGTACGTGTACCATTGCGTTTAGGCATGGACGTGTTTTCCGGCGGCAGCATTTCCGAAAAACGCGCCGAAAGCCTTATGAACACCATCAAAGCATATAAACTGCTGCTGGATGTATATGAAGTAAAATACCTCAAAGCCGCAGCCACCTCCGCTATGCGCGATGCCAGCAACGGGCTTCAGATACTGGAAAAAGTGAAACAGGAAACCGGCATCGACATACAGGTCATCACCGGACAGGAAGAAGCCTCCTACATCTACGAGAACCATGTGGCGGAGAACCTTGACAAAACCAGAAGTTATTTATATATAGATGTTGGCGGCGGCAGCACGGAACTGACCCTGTTCAGCGGCAACCGGCTCGTATTCAAGGAATCCTTCAACATCGGCACTATCCGGCTGCTGCAGGGGATGGTAACCGAGCAGCACTGGCAGCAGATGAAAGACTTCCTGAAACAGCAGCTGCGCACCTCGGGGTCGCAACAGGTCATCGCCATCGGCTCCGGCGGCAACATCAACAAAATATTCTCCCTCTCCAAAAGAAAAGAAGGAAAACCCCTCTCCTTCGATCTGCTGAAAGACTATTATAAAGAGTTCAGCAGCTTCACTGTGGAAGAACGCATTCATCTCTACCACCTCCGGGAAGACCGGGCGGATGTGATCGTTCCCGCGCTCCAGATATATGTAAATGTCATGCGCTGGACGGATATTGAAGAGATCTATGTTCCGAAGATCGGCCTGGCAGACGGCCTCGTCCGCTCCCTCTACAAGGAGATCAAAAGCTGA
- the panB gene encoding 3-methyl-2-oxobutanoate hydroxymethyltransferase yields the protein MSAVNKEIKRITTHILQKMKTDGERISMLTAYDFSMARILDDAGVDILLVGDSASNVMAGHETTLPITLDQMIYHAASVVRAIRRSFVVVDLPFGSYQGNSKEALSSTIRIMKETGAHGIKIEGGEEVIESVKRIISAGVPVMGHLGLTPQSIYKFGTYAVRATEDVEAQKLLADAKLLQEAGAFAIVLEKIPALLAKQVAEQLTIPTIGIGAGKYVDGQVLVMHDMLGINKEFKPRFLRRYLNLYDDIYKATQQYIHDVKRRDFPNDQEQY from the coding sequence ATGTCTGCTGTTAATAAAGAGATCAAGCGCATTACCACACACATCCTGCAAAAGATGAAAACCGACGGTGAACGGATATCCATGCTCACCGCCTATGATTTTTCCATGGCCAGGATACTGGATGATGCCGGGGTGGATATCCTGCTTGTGGGCGACTCCGCCTCCAACGTCATGGCCGGCCACGAAACCACGCTGCCCATTACGCTGGACCAGATGATCTATCACGCCGCGTCCGTTGTACGCGCCATCCGCCGCAGTTTTGTAGTGGTAGACCTTCCCTTCGGCTCCTATCAGGGGAACTCCAAGGAAGCCCTCAGCTCCACCATCCGCATCATGAAGGAAACCGGCGCACACGGCATCAAGATAGAAGGCGGTGAAGAGGTCATCGAATCCGTGAAACGGATCATTTCCGCAGGCGTACCGGTAATGGGCCACCTGGGCCTCACCCCCCAGTCCATTTACAAATTCGGCACCTACGCCGTACGCGCCACAGAAGATGTGGAAGCGCAGAAACTGCTGGCAGACGCCAAACTGCTGCAGGAAGCAGGCGCATTCGCTATCGTGCTCGAAAAAATACCCGCCCTCCTGGCCAAACAGGTAGCGGAACAACTGACCATTCCCACCATCGGCATCGGCGCGGGCAAGTATGTGGACGGACAGGTGCTGGTCATGCACGACATGCTCGGCATCAACAAGGAATTCAAGCCCCGCTTCCTCCGCAGGTACCTGAACCTCTACGATGATATCTACAAGGCCACCCAGCAGTACATCCACGATGTCAAAAGACGGGATTTCCCTAACGACCAGGAACAATATTGA
- a CDS encoding DUF1338 domain-containing protein has product MTALETVLDGLMSRYRERVPDVGAIIDAMIAEGIIGKAQDIENDHIAFRTLGVEHLGISSLEKIFLHYGYTKREYYNFPEKKLDAYWYAPPSESYPRIFISELRVKDLSETAQQIIRSYTAEVKQDPVDGLDLNNGEAVDIFLHSALWRTPTLQDYRTLAAESEYAAWVIYNRYYLNHFTVSVHNLPPGYNTIADFNAFLEKKGFRLNDAGGKIKTSPDNGLLQSSTIARMIPAAFANNETDRIAGSYVEFAERRVLPQFAHLPASEIKRAHRREGFEANNADKIFESTYSAQTGKQ; this is encoded by the coding sequence ATGACAGCACTGGAAACAGTATTGGATGGCCTCATGAGCCGTTACAGGGAACGCGTACCCGATGTGGGCGCCATTATAGATGCCATGATAGCAGAAGGCATTATCGGCAAGGCACAGGATATAGAGAACGACCATATCGCCTTCCGCACACTTGGCGTGGAGCATCTGGGCATTTCGTCCCTCGAAAAGATATTCCTGCATTACGGCTATACGAAACGGGAGTATTACAACTTCCCGGAAAAGAAACTGGATGCTTACTGGTATGCGCCTCCCTCGGAATCTTACCCACGCATCTTCATCAGCGAACTGCGTGTAAAAGACCTGAGCGAAACCGCGCAACAGATCATCCGCAGTTATACCGCCGAAGTAAAACAGGACCCCGTGGACGGTCTGGACCTGAACAACGGCGAAGCGGTGGATATTTTCCTGCACAGCGCGCTCTGGCGCACCCCCACGCTGCAGGACTACCGGACGCTGGCCGCCGAAAGCGAATATGCCGCCTGGGTGATCTACAACCGGTATTACCTCAACCACTTCACTGTAAGCGTCCATAATCTCCCACCGGGATATAATACCATTGCGGACTTCAATGCCTTCCTGGAGAAAAAGGGCTTCCGCCTCAATGATGCCGGAGGGAAGATCAAGACCAGTCCGGATAACGGCCTGCTCCAGAGCAGCACCATAGCCCGCATGATACCGGCCGCTTTCGCCAATAACGAAACAGACAGGATCGCCGGATCATATGTGGAGTTTGCGGAACGCAGGGTATTGCCGCAGTTTGCGCATCTCCCCGCTTCGGAGATCAAAAGGGCGCACCGGCGGGAAGGATTTGAAGCGAACAATGCCGACAAGATATTTGAAAGCACCTACTCGGCGCAGACAGGGAAGCAATAG
- a CDS encoding DUF6691 family protein produces MKNLKYLLMGALFGIILVKSEVISWFRIQEMFRLESFHMYGVIGSAVLTGALGVLLIRKLHLRTLGGDPIVIPKKVFTKGNIFGGLIFGLGWAITGACPGPLFAQVGSGFTVVIITLFSAIAGTWAYGWLKDKLPH; encoded by the coding sequence ATGAAAAACCTGAAATACCTCCTGATGGGCGCCCTTTTCGGCATCATCCTCGTTAAATCGGAAGTGATCTCCTGGTTCCGCATACAGGAAATGTTCCGCCTGGAATCCTTTCATATGTACGGCGTGATCGGCAGTGCGGTGCTGACGGGTGCGCTGGGCGTACTGCTGATCCGGAAACTGCATCTCCGCACGCTTGGCGGCGATCCCATTGTGATCCCGAAAAAGGTATTCACCAAAGGCAATATTTTCGGCGGACTGATATTCGGATTGGGCTGGGCGATTACAGGCGCCTGCCCCGGGCCGCTGTTCGCACAGGTAGGCAGCGGGTTCACGGTGGTGATCATTACCCTTTTCAGCGCCATTGCCGGCACCTGGGCGTATGGATGGCTGAAGGACAAGCTGCCGCACTAG
- a CDS encoding YeeE/YedE family protein, translated as MNFLHQPWPWYVAGPLIGLSVPLLLIIGNKALGISSSLRHICAACFPGKIPFFQYDWKKESWNLFFVGGICLGAVITLAFFHNGQPVQLDPSTIAALKAAGVREFDELMPGDIFNWGRVASPAGLLFFVLGGFLVGFGTRYAGGCTSGHSIMGLSTLQWPSLVATVCFMAGGFIMTNLILPHLMKWLLL; from the coding sequence ATGAATTTCCTCCACCAACCCTGGCCCTGGTATGTCGCAGGGCCGTTGATCGGGCTTTCGGTGCCGCTGTTGCTGATCATTGGCAACAAGGCCCTGGGCATATCGTCCTCTCTCCGGCATATCTGCGCGGCCTGTTTCCCCGGCAAAATTCCTTTTTTTCAGTATGACTGGAAAAAAGAAAGCTGGAATTTATTTTTTGTGGGCGGCATCTGCCTCGGAGCGGTCATCACCCTGGCCTTTTTTCACAATGGTCAGCCGGTACAGCTGGACCCCTCTACTATCGCAGCACTGAAGGCTGCGGGCGTCAGGGAATTTGATGAACTGATGCCGGGCGATATCTTCAACTGGGGCCGTGTGGCCAGTCCCGCCGGCCTGTTGTTCTTTGTGCTGGGCGGGTTCCTGGTGGGCTTTGGCACCCGTTATGCCGGGGGATGCACCTCGGGCCATTCCATCATGGGGCTGTCCACGCTGCAATGGCCTTCCCTGGTAGCCACCGTCTGTTTTATGGCCGGAGGTTTTATCATGACCAATTTAATTCTACCTCACCTGATGAAATGGCTGCTGTTATGA
- a CDS encoding aldehyde dehydrogenase family protein, whose translation MQNILKQFNINAVNSGASTGTQWLSGGGNQIVSSSPVDGKDIAAVRTASRADYNAVVSKAGEAFLAWRQWPAPHRGEVVRQVGDALRANKEALGKLVSYEMGKSLQEGYGEVQEMIDICDFAVGLSRQLHGLTMHSERPGHRMYEQWHPLGITGIISAFNFPVAVWSWNAMLAWVCGNVCIWKPSEKTPLTAIACQHITAKVFEANGVPEGVSNLIIGEREAGAWLAEDTRIPLVSATGSTRMGKSVGAAVGARLGRSLLELGGNNAIIISREADLDMSLIGCVFGAVGTAGQRCTSTRRLIIHDSVYDAFKERLVKAYGQLRIGDPLDEQNHVGPLIDKHAVQAYLESIEKCKAEGGTFVVEGGVLEGKGYESGCYVKPAIAEVENSYSIVQHETFAPILYLMKYNTLEEAIALQNGVPQGLSSAIMTLNLREAEQFLSANGSDCGIANVNIGTSGAEIGGAFGGEKETGGGRESGSDAWKAYMRRQTNTINYTTKLPLAQGIKFDL comes from the coding sequence ATGCAAAACATCCTGAAACAGTTCAACATCAACGCCGTTAACAGCGGAGCATCCACCGGCACACAATGGCTGTCCGGCGGCGGGAACCAGATCGTATCCTCTTCCCCGGTGGACGGGAAGGACATTGCCGCTGTGCGCACCGCCAGCCGGGCCGATTATAATGCCGTAGTGAGCAAGGCCGGTGAAGCTTTCCTGGCCTGGCGCCAGTGGCCGGCGCCGCACCGGGGGGAAGTTGTGCGCCAGGTAGGCGACGCGCTCCGCGCCAACAAGGAAGCGCTGGGCAAACTCGTATCTTACGAAATGGGCAAAAGCCTGCAGGAAGGATATGGCGAAGTACAGGAGATGATCGACATCTGCGATTTTGCCGTTGGGCTCAGCCGGCAGCTGCACGGGCTCACCATGCACTCGGAAAGGCCCGGCCACCGGATGTATGAGCAGTGGCACCCCCTGGGTATCACCGGCATCATCTCCGCTTTTAACTTCCCGGTAGCCGTATGGAGCTGGAACGCTATGCTGGCCTGGGTATGCGGCAACGTCTGCATCTGGAAGCCCTCTGAAAAAACACCGCTTACGGCTATTGCCTGCCAGCATATCACTGCAAAGGTATTTGAAGCGAACGGCGTGCCCGAAGGTGTGAGCAACCTCATCATCGGGGAACGCGAAGCCGGGGCCTGGCTGGCAGAAGATACCCGCATCCCGCTGGTTTCCGCCACCGGCTCCACCCGTATGGGCAAGAGCGTAGGCGCTGCCGTAGGAGCGCGCCTGGGCAGGTCTTTACTGGAACTCGGCGGCAACAACGCCATCATTATTTCCCGGGAAGCGGACCTGGATATGAGCCTTATCGGCTGCGTATTCGGCGCCGTAGGCACTGCCGGGCAGCGCTGCACCTCCACCCGCCGCCTCATTATCCACGACAGTGTGTATGATGCCTTCAAAGAAAGGCTGGTGAAAGCGTACGGCCAGCTGCGCATCGGTGATCCGCTGGACGAACAAAACCATGTGGGGCCGTTGATCGATAAACACGCCGTACAGGCTTACCTGGAATCTATCGAAAAATGCAAGGCCGAAGGCGGCACCTTCGTGGTAGAAGGCGGTGTGCTGGAAGGCAAAGGTTATGAATCCGGCTGCTACGTGAAACCCGCGATAGCAGAGGTGGAGAACAGCTACAGCATCGTACAGCACGAAACATTTGCACCCATCCTCTACCTGATGAAATATAACACGCTGGAAGAAGCGATTGCGCTGCAGAACGGTGTACCACAGGGGCTTTCCTCCGCTATCATGACGCTGAACCTGCGGGAAGCAGAGCAATTCCTTTCCGCAAACGGCTCCGACTGCGGTATTGCCAATGTGAATATCGGTACGTCCGGTGCGGAGATCGGCGGTGCTTTCGGCGGAGAAAAGGAAACGGGAGGCGGTCGTGAAAGCGGCTCTGATGCATGGAAAGCGTATATGCGAAGGCAGACGAACACCATCAATTACACGACAAAATTGCCATTAGCACAGGGAATAAAGTTTGACCTGTAA